From Haloglomus litoreum, the proteins below share one genomic window:
- a CDS encoding HD domain-containing protein, with protein sequence MDSDSPDGTIDAEDLREADRGNGGREYNPAADHSFPDERVNRVLEVVEDDEEIAAYLEAQNVNPVARKGYNDHGTKHIDIVRNRALCLYDLLKAGGVAFNGATGQGLDEADEAVVIALAATLHDIGHVVHRDEHPYYSIPLAADLLDRLLPELGYEIPEAVRLKGEVLHAILCHHTEEDPLTLEAGVVRVADALDMERGRSRIPYEKGGRGIDTISSQAIKRVSLHDGDDRPVLVEIEMTDAAGVYQVDELLKSKLEDSGLEGDIRIVAVHTDAGGDGDGEGTLIERIEL encoded by the coding sequence ATGGACAGCGACTCACCCGACGGAACCATCGACGCGGAGGATCTTCGGGAGGCAGATCGGGGCAACGGGGGCCGGGAGTACAACCCGGCGGCCGACCACAGCTTCCCGGACGAGCGGGTCAACCGCGTCCTCGAGGTCGTCGAGGACGACGAGGAGATCGCCGCCTATCTGGAGGCACAGAACGTCAACCCCGTCGCGCGCAAGGGGTACAACGACCACGGTACGAAGCACATCGACATCGTGCGGAACCGCGCGCTCTGCCTCTACGACCTGTTGAAGGCCGGCGGGGTCGCGTTCAACGGGGCGACCGGCCAGGGGCTCGACGAGGCCGACGAGGCCGTCGTCATCGCGCTCGCCGCGACGTTGCACGACATCGGCCACGTCGTCCACCGCGACGAGCATCCCTACTACTCCATCCCGCTCGCGGCGGACCTGCTCGACCGGCTCCTGCCCGAACTCGGCTACGAGATTCCGGAGGCCGTCCGTCTCAAGGGCGAGGTGCTCCACGCCATCCTCTGTCACCACACCGAGGAGGACCCGCTCACCCTCGAGGCCGGCGTCGTCCGGGTGGCGGACGCGCTGGACATGGAGCGGGGCCGCTCGCGGATTCCCTACGAGAAGGGTGGCCGCGGCATCGATACCATCTCCAGCCAGGCGATCAAGCGCGTTTCGCTCCACGACGGCGACGACCGGCCCGTCCTCGTCGAGATCGAGATGACCGACGCCGCCGGCGTCTACCAGGTCGACGAACTGCTCAAGTCGAAGCTGGAGGACTCGGGCCTGGAGGGGGACATCCGCATCGTCGCCGTCCACACGGACGCCGGCGGCGACGGGGACGGCGAGGGCACGCTCATCGAACGGATCGAGCTCTGA
- a CDS encoding Sec-independent protein translocase subunit TatA/TatB — translation MLDTFVPLFGGLPGGPELIVILLIIVLLFGAQKLPKLARSTGEAMGEFQKGREEVEQELQEMREGKKREEGLDEAPPPSEETDSETVIGEAESDTTTDTETDTERN, via the coding sequence ATGCTCGATACATTCGTACCGCTGTTCGGCGGGCTGCCGGGTGGGCCGGAGCTCATCGTCATCCTGCTCATCATCGTGCTGCTGTTCGGCGCGCAGAAGCTGCCGAAGCTCGCGCGCTCGACGGGGGAGGCGATGGGCGAGTTCCAGAAGGGTCGCGAGGAGGTCGAACAGGAGCTCCAGGAGATGCGCGAGGGCAAGAAGCGCGAGGAGGGTCTCGACGAGGCGCCGCCGCCGTCCGAGGAGACCGACAGCGAGACCGTCATCGGCGAGGCCGAGTCCGACACGACCACCGACACCGAGACCGACACCGAGAGGAACTGA